From the genome of Flammeovirgaceae bacterium:
TATAGATGGCGGCCCCAATCAAAGCCTCGCCTGTCCCCGCGTCCGTAATGGTGCCGCTCAATGTGTGTTTGTCCTGTGCCTGGGATATTTTCGCGGTCAATCCCAGCAAGATAATGGTGATATAGGCAATTCGTAGCTGCATGGCCGGTTTGGTTTACATCATTCAGGTGCTCCTTATGGTTACCGATGGATTATGTACCTTTAACATAGGGTAGGTTTTATATACAACACGCTGTCATGCCCGAAAGGGTGGGTCGGAAAATTAATTTTTTCCCAACCAACCCTTTTCATGGGTACTGCGTAGTGTCTTGAACGAAGCGGTTTTACAAACACAAACAATCGATATCGAAGGGCAAGACCTGTATAAACTACTGGGTTCCTGCAAAAAGGGGAACCGCAATAGTCAGGATAGGCTATATAAGGAGTACTATGCTTATGCAATGGGGATATGCCTTCGGTATTCCAGGACTCGTGAAGAGGCAGTGGAAATCGTGAATGACGGGTTTGTCAAGGTTTTTACAAAACTGGGCCTTTATTCCAAAGGGCGTTCGTTTAAAGGATGGTTGCGCAGGGTCATGATCAATGCGGCCATTGATTATTTTAGGAGGAACGAAAAACATTACAATAGCCTGGACATTTCGCATGGGCAATACGAAACCCCAAACGAAACCATCCTGGACACATTGGCAGCGGAAGAAATTATAGCGGCCATCCAGCGGCTTCCTCCCTCCTACCGGATGGTTTTTAATTTATTTGTCATTGAGGGGTACAAGCACGAGGAAATTGCCAACCAGCTCAATATCAGCACCGGCACCTCCAAGTCGAACCTTGCCATAGCCAGGAGCAAGCTTCAAAAAATGTTGTTGCAGGAACATCAACTTAGCAAAGGGGAAAATGGATGATAACAAATTCGATAAGGGCATAAGGGAAAAACTGGGCGACTATGAAGCCCCTGGCTTTGATCCTACCGCATTGGCTTCCCTCCATCACCAGATGGCCTCCACTGCCCCTGCCCCATGGCACGCCACCTATAAGACGGAATTGATTGTGGGCAGCACCCTATTTATCTGCACCTTGCTAATGGTAGGGAGCCAGTGGATGTTTACCCACAAAGCCACTTCCAGCTTGGAAGCGGAAATTGCAACCCTCAAAAGTAAAGTTGAAAATTCCGGCCAGCTCCGCAAGGAAATGGACGCCCTGAAGGCGGCCGGCCCGGATACCATTCGCATTGTCGAGTTTAGGGAAAAACCCTCTTCCGTTTACCTTTCCCTTTTGAGAAAAATTGACCTACTGGAAGCAGGATTGAAAACGTTCCTTGACGAATCCAGGAAAAAAGAAGGCCCGTTGCTAGGGGTAAGTGAAGAAAGTGCCCCCAACCTTATACCGGCCACACCCCCTTTGTCCTACCACCCATCGGCCAACCGGGTCATGCCGCGCACCAAAGAAAAAGAAAGCAAGCGCGCCACGGCCACCGGGCCGCTGTTGGCCTATGAATCGCCAGGTAAAAAGCTGTCTGCAAAAACCATTAAGGCCATTCAAAAACACTATCAAAAGGGCATAGACATAAAACTGGGGCCCGGCCTTTTGGCCACCCACGGAACGTTCAGCCCTGGGGACACCCGTTATACCCTTAGCGGTGGCCTTCTCGCTGACTTTATCATGTCCCCAGTTTTAAGCGTGGAAACAGGACTGCTCTATAGCCAAAGGCATAACCGGGTTACAGGGGCCGATATCCCCCAAACTTCCGGATTCCCAGGCGCAGACCCCTCCCTGGGGGAACTCAAAAACGTGGACATTGATTCATGGGTAATCGAAACGCCCTTCAATATCAGGTACCGGTATCCGGTCACCATGAAATCAAACTGGATAATGGGAGGTGGGTATTCGGCCTTATTGTACACCAAACAGGTACTTGAGTACGATTACCAATTTGGCGCCA
Proteins encoded in this window:
- a CDS encoding RNA polymerase sigma factor, whose translation is MEGQDLYKLLGSCKKGNRNSQDRLYKEYYAYAMGICLRYSRTREEAVEIVNDGFVKVFTKLGLYSKGRSFKGWLRRVMINAAIDYFRRNEKHYNSLDISHGQYETPNETILDTLAAEEIIAAIQRLPPSYRMVFNLFVIEGYKHEEIANQLNISTGTSKSNLAIARSKLQKMLLQEHQLSKGENG